One stretch of Solenopsis invicta isolate M01_SB chromosome 16, UNIL_Sinv_3.0, whole genome shotgun sequence DNA includes these proteins:
- the LOC120359818 gene encoding uncharacterized protein LOC120359818: MNGVIWNKVKKDFVPISSVPVFAIMQQERFRQSRAMETHNFRLQNLTLTSFEQPAFLEFYDNNMKVTGLCGELWNLLSDKLNFTLQPVRSNESGMGIVQNNDVAKGLLRVILHNETIAIPKIEMYTVLSFISDFTMPLWMNSQRLYIRNEVVHNSTWMAKVFSWKIWCCILIMHLLLSLCSFWTQNVLERIKNSSRASSINDHIFYNFGMICNQCHVPRILIGRSKIVDISVGFFCSIIYIAFGALLFVYMFQKINIPPFKNLETLLSETTYSVVNLKDSLTDVAFKVISEKPFIGLNKSNRIIISSTVEEMFKLACMEDKQKYTIFQGEDDYKARTKNEKKCHMSPIGESYLKTWIASGIVKNFKYKRTIDLGILRIKEVGLWDALTSRWLIEKYQQKDISTAEPIGMDQVILIILIMGSGVIIAFIIFIIEKIAYKYKFGHNNFLL; encoded by the exons ATGAACGGTGTAATTTGGAACAAGGTAAAGAAGGATTTTGTACCAATTTCCAGCGTGCCAGTGTTTGCCATAATGCAACAAGAACGTTTCAGGCAAAGTCGAGCAATGGAAACTCACAATTTTCGACTGCAAAACTTAACACTAACGTCTTTCGAG CAACCGGCATTTCTCGAATTTTACGATAACAACATGAAAGTTACAGGACTCTGCGGTGAATTATGGAATCTTCTCTCTGACAAACTGAATTTTAC ATTACAGCCAGTAAGATCAAATGAAAGTGGCATGGGTATAGTACAGAATAATGACGTAGCAAAAGGATTATTACGCGTAATTTTGCACAATGAAACTATCGCAATACCAAAAATCGAAATGTACACTGTTCTaagttttatttctgattttacAATGCCTTTATGGATGAACAG ccAGCGATTGTATATTCGAAATGAGGTAGTACACAACAGCACATGGATGGCAAAAGTGTTCTCGTGGAAAATATGGTGCTGTATATTGATTATGCATTTATTACTGAGCTTATGCAGTTTTTGGACACAAAATGTTCTCGAACGGATAAAAAATAGTAGTAGAGCCTCGTCCATCAACGACcacattttttataactttggaATGATCTGCAATCAAT gTCACGTTCCTAGAATTCTTATTGGAAGATCAAAGATAGTAGATATATCAGTGGgctttttttgttctataatatACATAGCATTTGGAGCTTTGTTATTCgtttatatgtttcaaaaaattaacataCCGCCATTCAAAAATCTGGAAACTCTGCTAAGTGAAACTACATACAGTGTTGTCAATTTGAAAGATTCTCTTACAGATGTTGCTTTTaag GTGATCTCTGAAAAGCCTTTCATaggattaaataaatcaaaccGCATCATTATTTCATCAACAGTCGAGGAAATGTTTAAATTAGCATGTATGGAAGATAAACAGAAATATACCATATTCCAAGGTGAAGATGATTATAAAGCAAGaactaaaaatgaaaaaaaatgtcatatgtCTCCAATTGGAGAATCCTACTTGAAGACATGGATAGCTTCTGGCATTGTGAAGAACTTTAAATACAAAAGAACTATTGACCTTGG gatACTCAGAATAAAAGAAGTTGGATTGTGGGATGCGTTAACAAGTCGTTGGTTAATAGAAAAATACCAACAAAAAGATATTTCGACAGCGGAACCGATTGGGATGGatcaagttattttaataattttaataatgggcaGTGGAGTAATAatagcttttattattttcataatcgaaaaaattgcttataaatataaattcggtcataataattttttattatga
- the LOC120359820 gene encoding uncharacterized protein LOC120359820, translating into MLKLACMRSKKKYTVFQGEDEYKTIDQTECYLTPTGKSYLNTWMASGIVKNFKYKRTIDLGILKLKEVGLWDALTDRWLRERHQHDDITTLEAIGMNQVSLIILIMCCGVIIAFVIFIIEKIVYAYKCKLS; encoded by the exons ATGCTTAAATTGGCATGTATGAGAAGTAAAAAGAAGTATACCGTATTCCAAGGTGAAGATGAGTATAAAACAATAGATCAGACTGAATGTTATTTAACTCCAACTGGAAAATCCTATTTAAACACATGGATGGCTTCCGgcattgtgaaaaattttaaatataaaaggacCATTGATCTCGG GATACTCAAATTAAAAGAAGTTGGATTGTGGGATGCGTTAACAGATCGTTGGTTAAGAGAGAGACACCAACATGATGATATCACGACACTAGAAGCGATTGGGATGAATcaagtttctttaataattttaataatgtgctGTGGAGTGATAATAgctttcgttatttttataatcgaaAAAATCGTATATGCTTATAAATGCAAactatcataa